In Phacochoerus africanus isolate WHEZ1 chromosome 14, ROS_Pafr_v1, whole genome shotgun sequence, one genomic interval encodes:
- the ALOXE3 gene encoding hydroperoxide isomerase ALOXE3 has protein sequence MAVYRVCVTTGSYLKAGTLDNISVTLVGTCGESPRQRLDRMGRDFAAGSVQKYKVRCSQELGELLLLRLHKERYAFFPKDSWYCSRICVTAPDGTLSHFPCYQWIEGYCTTELRTGTARTVCQDSLPLLLDHRKRELQARQECYRWKVYAPGFPRMVDVSSFREMESDGKFALTKTTPCVDQGDSSGNRYLPGFPMKIDIPALLYMEPNIRYSVTKTTSLLFNAIPASLGLKLRGLLDRKGSWKKLDDIRNILCGHKTFTSEYVTDHWHEDYFFGYQYLNGVNPVMLHCLSSLPSKLPVTNDMVAPLLGPGTCLQTELERGNIFLADYWILAEVPVHCINGRPQYVAAPLCLLWLNPQGALVPLAIQLSQTPGPDSPIFLPTDSDWDWLLAKTWVRNSEFLVHENNTHFLCTHLLCEAFAMATLRQLPLCHPIYKLLLPHTRYTLQVNTIARATLLNPEGLVDKVTSIGRQGLLYLMSTGLAHFTYTNFCLPDSLRARGVLAIPNYHYRDDGLKIWAAIESFVSEIVGHYYPSNASVQQDSELQAWVGEIFAQAFLGRESSGFPRRLCSLGELVTFLTAIIFNCSAQHAAVNSGQHDFGVWMPNAPSSMRQPPPQTKGTATLKSYLDTLPEVNTTCNNTLLFWLVSQEPKDQRPLGTYPDEHFTEEAPRRSIAAFQSRLAQISRDIRERNRGLALPYAYLDPRVIENSVSI, from the exons aTGGCTGTGTACCGCGTGTGTGTGACCACTGGTTCCTACCTGAAGGCAGGCACCCTGGACAATATTTCTGTCACACTGGTGGGCACATGCGGTGAGAGCCCCAGGCAGCGGCTGGATCGCATGGGCAGGGACTTCGCCGCTGGATCG GTGCAGAAGTACAAGGTGCGCTGCTCTCAGGAGCTGGGTGAGCTCTTGCTGCTGCGGCTCCACAAGGAGCGCTACGCTTTCTTCCCCAAGGACTCCTGGTACTGCAGCCGCATCTGCGTCACTGCCCCAGACGGCACCCTTTCCCACTTCCCCTGCTATCAGTGGATCGAGGGCTACTGCACCACAGAGCTTCGAACAGGAACAG CGAGGACGGTCTGTCAggactcccttcccctccttctggATCACAGgaaacgggaactccaggcccgaCAGGAATGCTACCG CTGGAAAGTCTATGCGCCTGGCTTCCCCCGCATGGTAGACGTCAGCAGCTTCCGGGAGATGGAGTCGGATGGGAAATTTGCCTTGACCAAGACGACGCCCTGTGTAGACCAGGGTGACAG caGTGGGAATCGGTACCTGCCTGGCTTCCCCATGAAAATCGACATCCCGGCCCTGCTGTACATGGAGCCCAACATTCGCTACTCGGTCACCAAGACGACCTCGCTGCTCTTCAATGCCATCCCTGC ATCCCTGGGCCTGAAACTGAGAGGGCTGCTGGACCGCAAGGGCTCCTGGAAGAAGCTGGATGACATCCGGAATATCTTGTGCGGCCACAAGACCTTCACTTCAG AGTATGTCACAGATCACTGGCATGAAGACTACTTCTTTGGGTATCAGTACCTGAACGGTGTCAATCCTGTCATGCTCCACTGCCTCTCCAGCTTGCCCAGCAAGCTGCCTGTCACCAATGACATGGTGGCCCCCTTGCTGGGACCAGGCACCTGCCTGCAGACAGAGCTAGAG AGGGGGAACATCTTCCTAGCCGACTACTGGATCCTGGCGGAGGTCCCGGTCCACTGCATAAACGGCCGCCCACAGTACGTGGCCGCCCCGCtctgcctgctgtggctcaaccccCAGGGGGCGCTGGTGCCCTTGGCCATCCAG CTCAGCCAGACCCCTGGACCCGACAGCCCCATCTTCCTGCCCACTGACTCTGACTGGGACTGGCTGTTGGCCAAGACGTGGGTGCGCAACTCTGAGTTCTTGGTGCACGAGAACAACACGCACTTTTTGTGCACGCACCTGCTGTGCGAGGCCTTCGCCATGGCCACGCTGCGTCAGCTGCCGCTCTGCCATCCCATCTACAAG CTCCTGCTTCCCCACACTCGCTACACGCTGCAAGTGAACACCATCGCCCGGGCCACGCTGCTCAACCCTGAGGGCCTTGTGGACAAG GTTACGTCCATCGGAAGGCAAGGCCTCCTCTATCTCATGAGCACCGGCCTGGCCCACTTCACCTACACCAATTTCTGCCTTCCGGACAGCCTGCGCGCTCGCGGCGTCCTGGCCATCCCCAACTACCACTACCGAGACGACGGCCTGAAGATCTGGGCGGCCATTGAGAG CTTTGTCTCAGAAATCGTGGGCCACTATTACCCCAGCAATGCATCAGTGCAGCAGGACTCGGAGCTGCAGGCCTGGGTTGGCGAGATCTTTGCTCAGGCGTTCCTGGGCCGGGAAAGCTCAG GCTTCCCGAGGCGGCTGTGCAGCCTGGGAGAGCTGGTCACGTTCCTCACGGCGATTATCTTCAACTGCTCTGCCCAGCACGCCGCCGTCAACAGCGGGCAG CACGACTTTGGGGTCTGGATGCCCAATGCCCCGTCATCCAtgaggcagcccccaccccagaccaagGGGACCGCCACCCTGAAGAGCTACCTAGACACCCTCCCGGAAGTGAACACCACCTGTAACAACACTCTTCTCTTCTGGTTGGTCAGCCAAGAGCCCAAGGatcag CGGCCCCTGGGCACTTACCCGGACGAGCACTTCACCGAGGAGGCCCCGCGCCGGAGCATCGCCGCCTTCCAGAGCCGCCTGGCCCAGATCTCGCGAGACATCCGCGAGCGGAACCGGGGCCTCGCGCTGCCCTACGCCTACCTGGACCCTCGCGTCATCGAGAACAGCGTCTCCATTTAA
- the HES7 gene encoding transcription factor HES-7 isoform X1, which translates to MVTRDRAENREGPKMLKPLVEKRRRDRINRSLEELRLLLLERTRDQNLRNPKLEKAEILEFAVGYLRERSRVEPPGVPRSPAQDAEALASCYLSGFRECLLRLAAFAHDASPAARAQLFSALHGYLRPKPPRPEPVDPRPQAPRPPLDPAAPAPGPALHQRLPVHKGPPSPRCAWSPAPCSPRAGDSCAPAPLTGLLPPPPPPPPPPHRQEGAPKAPPPPPPAFWRPWP; encoded by the exons ATGGTCACCCGGGATCGAGCGGAGAACAGGGAGGGCCCCAAG ATGTTGAAGCCGCTTGTGGAGAAGCGGCGCCGGGACCGCATCAACCGCAGCCTGGAGGAactgaggctgctgctgctggagcgGACCCGAGACCAG AACCTCCGGAACCCGAAGCTGGAGAAAGCAGAGATACTGGAGTTCGCCGTGGGCTACTTGAGGGAGCGAAGCCGGGTGGAGCCCCCCG GGGTTCCCCGGTCCCCAGCCCAGGACGCCGAGGCGCTCGCCAGCTGCTACTTGTCCGGCTTCCGCGAGTGCCTGCTTCGCCTGGCGGCCTTCGCGCACGACGCCAGCCCGGCCGCCCGCGCCCAGCTCTTCTCCGCGCTGCACGGATACCTGCGCCCCAAGCCGCCCCGGCCCGAACCGGTAGATCCAAGGCCCCAGGCGCCGCGCCCACCGCTGGACCCCGCCGCCCCAGCGCCTGGCCCGGCGCTGCACCAGCGCCTGCCAGTGCACAAGGGCCCCCCTAGCCCGCGCTGCGCATGGTCCCCGGCCCCCTGCTCCCCCCGCGCCGGGGATTCCTGCGCGCCGGCCCCCCTCACCGgactgctgccgccgccgccgccgccgccgccgccgcctcacaGACAAGAGGGGGCGCCCAaggccccgccgcccccgccgcccgctTTCTGGAGACCTTGGCCCTGA
- the HES7 gene encoding transcription factor HES-7 isoform X2 gives MLKPLVEKRRRDRINRSLEELRLLLLERTRDQNLRNPKLEKAEILEFAVGYLRERSRVEPPGVPRSPAQDAEALASCYLSGFRECLLRLAAFAHDASPAARAQLFSALHGYLRPKPPRPEPVDPRPQAPRPPLDPAAPAPGPALHQRLPVHKGPPSPRCAWSPAPCSPRAGDSCAPAPLTGLLPPPPPPPPPPHRQEGAPKAPPPPPPAFWRPWP, from the exons ATGTTGAAGCCGCTTGTGGAGAAGCGGCGCCGGGACCGCATCAACCGCAGCCTGGAGGAactgaggctgctgctgctggagcgGACCCGAGACCAG AACCTCCGGAACCCGAAGCTGGAGAAAGCAGAGATACTGGAGTTCGCCGTGGGCTACTTGAGGGAGCGAAGCCGGGTGGAGCCCCCCG GGGTTCCCCGGTCCCCAGCCCAGGACGCCGAGGCGCTCGCCAGCTGCTACTTGTCCGGCTTCCGCGAGTGCCTGCTTCGCCTGGCGGCCTTCGCGCACGACGCCAGCCCGGCCGCCCGCGCCCAGCTCTTCTCCGCGCTGCACGGATACCTGCGCCCCAAGCCGCCCCGGCCCGAACCGGTAGATCCAAGGCCCCAGGCGCCGCGCCCACCGCTGGACCCCGCCGCCCCAGCGCCTGGCCCGGCGCTGCACCAGCGCCTGCCAGTGCACAAGGGCCCCCCTAGCCCGCGCTGCGCATGGTCCCCGGCCCCCTGCTCCCCCCGCGCCGGGGATTCCTGCGCGCCGGCCCCCCTCACCGgactgctgccgccgccgccgccgccgccgccgccgcctcacaGACAAGAGGGGGCGCCCAaggccccgccgcccccgccgcccgctTTCTGGAGACCTTGGCCCTGA